From Ananas comosus cultivar F153 linkage group 8, ASM154086v1, whole genome shotgun sequence, one genomic window encodes:
- the LOC109714598 gene encoding protein gar2-like: protein MTFPANSSFFKLSSKASDCPNKKSLKKKAMQAITWDESSSDESSSSDDDVNATALIAQDSTFMCLASTHSISMSSLHEKFSTESSTDEESEEEDMAVAYHQLVIESKKSGETQQEVETKIKAMQAITWDESSSDESSSSDDDVNATALIAQDSTFMCLASTHSISMSSLHEKFSTESSTDEESEEEDMAVAYHQLVIESKESGETQQEVETKIV from the exons atgacttttcctgcTAATTCATCTTTTTTCAAGTtgtcttctaaagcttcag ATTGTCCTAACAAAAAgtctttgaaaaagaaagcgatgcaagccaTTACTTGGGATGAGTCCTCCTCCGACGAATCATCCTCAAGTGATGATGACGTTAATGCCACTGCACTTATTGCACAGGATTCTACTTTTATGTGCTTAGCATCGACTCACTCAATTTCTATGTCTTCTTTGCATGAAAAATTCTCTACGGAAAGCTCAACGGATGAAGAATCGGAAGAAGAGGATATGGCCGTCGCATATCATCAACTTGTTATTGAATCAAAAAAAAGTGGCGAAAcacaacaagaagttgagacgaaGATT aaagcgatgcaagccaTTACTTGGGATGAGTCCTCCTCCGACGAATCATCCTCAAGTGATGATGACGTTAATGCCACTGCACTTATTGCACAGGATTCTACTTTTATGTGCTTAGCATCGACTCACTCAATTTCTATGTCTTCTTTGCATGAAAAATTCTCTACGGAAAGCTCAACGGATGAAGAATCGGAAGAAGAGGATATGGCCGTCGCATATCATCAACTTGTTATTGAATCAAAAGAAAGTGGCGAAAcacaacaagaagttgagacgaaGATTGTATGA